One Chaetodon trifascialis isolate fChaTrf1 chromosome 12, fChaTrf1.hap1, whole genome shotgun sequence DNA window includes the following coding sequences:
- the carf gene encoding calcium-responsive transcription factor isoform X1 has product METRTHSDVSSCDPEQSAERGSKQLGPASSPVSPETDAALSPAPPADCPCQSSAVIVTTETNRPPPPAAGSTPSDPAADTWMTSQVLAPPSSTCHSQLLIMEQRGQTPSAERVLIVTGQSEGREVLVVPSNQLSGSRLAVISSSPAGAVVNIPVTMVTDSSSSKQTAAASSLDVSTRMKPLPSGAPGWALRLRNAQKLGDSYRGFCCSEAELEAILLLHKQQTGCVFGTRQSPSVDKPATRLMWKSQYVPYDGIPFVNTGSRAIVMECQFGPRRKGLQSNKSSEQTAELSYKATCPARIYIKKVRKFPEVRVPSEPTADRKTVRQEQEKAFQSLKSQNLETGGVIRFYLQLPTERAHLYHTVDTPPLPLPPPDLPPPPTQPEEEEEEMEEEAEQDGVIPSRLHPRVAERIWQLVAAGHHQVYSVRKQLRHFVEKELFKCDGLPERHNLRYFPTVNDIKNHIHESQKALGLSSSSAEWTEVSSDPLIETVTLTLTPAAEVDGSDSLSPEAVQLFSSLSSLQPKIFAQLQGILQPPPPLSPLPPSSFLQTPGGDSVVASGPEEVLDEGQQLSGGGQHVVPQNEENIQLQINDSAASTSLLQVEVKQEEEEMKMRELQDSPGSC; this is encoded by the exons ATGGAGACAAGAACCCACAGTGACGTCAGCAGTTGCGACCCtgaacag TCTGCAGAACGTGGATCAAAGCAGCTTGGCCccgcctcctctcctgtctcacCTGAAACAGATGCTGCTCTAAGCCCCGCCCCTCCAGCTGACTGTCCCTGCCAATCATCGGCAGTCATTGTGACCACAGAAACAaaccgtcctcctcctcctgcagctggcTCCACCCCCTCTGATCCAGCTGCTGACACTTGGATGACATCACAGGTACTGGCTCCACCCTCGTCGACGTGTCACAGTCAGCTGCTCATCATGGAGCAGCGAGGTCAGACGCCGTCTGCCGAGCGCGTG CTGATCGTGACGGGCCAGTCAGAGGGCAGAGAGGTGTTAGTCGTCCCATCCAATCAGCTCTCAGGGTCCCGGCTGGCTGTGATCTCTAGTAGCCCAGCAG gTGCTGTTGTCAACATCCCagtaaccatggtaacagactccagcagcagcaagcagacagcagctgccaG CAGTCTGGATGTTTCCACTCGGATGAAGCCGCTGCCCTCCGGCGCCCCCGGCTGGGCCCTGAGACTGCGTAACGCTCAG AAGTTGGGGGATTCCTACAGAGGTTTCTGCTGTTCAGAGGCAGAGTTGGAGGCCATCCTGTTGCTCCATAAACAGCAGACTGGTTGCGTCTTTGGGACTCGTCAGTCTCCATCTGTGGACAAACCGGCAACCAGACTAATGTGGAAGTCCCAGTACGTCCCCTATGACGGCATCCCATTCGTCAATACAG GCAGCAGAGCGATCGTCATGGAGTGTCAGTTCGGACCTCGCAGGAAAGGACTGCAGTCCAACAAGAGCTCTGAACAAACGGCTGAGCTCTCATACAAAGCTACCTGTCCCGCCAg GATCTACATAAAGAAAGTTCGAAAGTTCCCAGAGGTCAGAGTCCCCTCGGAGCCGACGGCAGACAGGAAGACGGTGAgacaggagcaggagaaggCCTTTCAGAGTCTGAAGAGCCAGAACCTGGAGACCGGGGGGGTCATCAG GTTTTACCTGCAGCTCCCCACAGAGAGAGCACACCTGTATCACACCGTGGACacgccccccctccccctgcctccccctgacctcccccctccccccacccagccagaggaggaggaggaggagatggaggaggaagcagagcag GACGGAGTCATCCCGTCTCGCCTCCACCCGCGGGTGGCTGAGAGGATCTGGCAGCTGGTGGCAGCAGGTCATCATCAGGTTTACAGCGTCCGCAAACAGCTCAG GCATTTCGTGGAGAAGGAACTCTTTAAATGTGACGGCCTTCCAGAGAGACACAACCTGAGATACTTCCCCACCGTCAACGACATCAAAAACCACATCCACGAGTCCCAGAAGGCCCTggggctgagcagcagctctgctgag tggacaGAAGTGAGCAGTGACCCTCTGATTGAGACggtcacactgacactgactcctgctgctgaag TGGACGGCAGCGACTCTTTGTCTCCTGAAGCTGTTCAGCTTTTCagttctctctcttctctgcagcCCAAGATCTTTGCTCAGCTGCAg ggaatcctccagcctcctcctcctctctcccccctccccccgtcTTCCTTCCTCCAGACTCCTGGTGGGGACTCGGTGGTGGCATCGGGCCCAGAGGAGGTGCTGGATGAGGGGCAGCAGCTCAGTGGAGGAGGCCAGCATGTGGTTCCACAGAACGAAGAGAACATACAGCTGCAGATCAATGACTCTGCTGCCAGCA CTTCTCTGCTTCAGGTGGaggtgaaacaggaagaggaggagatgaagatgagggagTTGCAGGACTCACCTGGTTCATGCTGA
- the carf gene encoding calcium-responsive transcription factor isoform X2, producing METRTHSDVSSCDPEQSAERGSKQLGPASSPVSPETDAALSPAPPADCPCQSSAVIVTTETNRPPPPAAGSTPSDPAADTWMTSQVLAPPSSTCHSQLLIMEQRGQTPSAERVLIVTGQSEGREVLVVPSNQLSGSRLAVISSSPAGAVVNIPVTMVTDSSSSKQTAAASLDVSTRMKPLPSGAPGWALRLRNAQKLGDSYRGFCCSEAELEAILLLHKQQTGCVFGTRQSPSVDKPATRLMWKSQYVPYDGIPFVNTGSRAIVMECQFGPRRKGLQSNKSSEQTAELSYKATCPARIYIKKVRKFPEVRVPSEPTADRKTVRQEQEKAFQSLKSQNLETGGVIRFYLQLPTERAHLYHTVDTPPLPLPPPDLPPPPTQPEEEEEEMEEEAEQDGVIPSRLHPRVAERIWQLVAAGHHQVYSVRKQLRHFVEKELFKCDGLPERHNLRYFPTVNDIKNHIHESQKALGLSSSSAEWTEVSSDPLIETVTLTLTPAAEVDGSDSLSPEAVQLFSSLSSLQPKIFAQLQGILQPPPPLSPLPPSSFLQTPGGDSVVASGPEEVLDEGQQLSGGGQHVVPQNEENIQLQINDSAASTSLLQVEVKQEEEEMKMRELQDSPGSC from the exons ATGGAGACAAGAACCCACAGTGACGTCAGCAGTTGCGACCCtgaacag TCTGCAGAACGTGGATCAAAGCAGCTTGGCCccgcctcctctcctgtctcacCTGAAACAGATGCTGCTCTAAGCCCCGCCCCTCCAGCTGACTGTCCCTGCCAATCATCGGCAGTCATTGTGACCACAGAAACAaaccgtcctcctcctcctgcagctggcTCCACCCCCTCTGATCCAGCTGCTGACACTTGGATGACATCACAGGTACTGGCTCCACCCTCGTCGACGTGTCACAGTCAGCTGCTCATCATGGAGCAGCGAGGTCAGACGCCGTCTGCCGAGCGCGTG CTGATCGTGACGGGCCAGTCAGAGGGCAGAGAGGTGTTAGTCGTCCCATCCAATCAGCTCTCAGGGTCCCGGCTGGCTGTGATCTCTAGTAGCCCAGCAG gTGCTGTTGTCAACATCCCagtaaccatggtaacagactccagcagcagcaagcagacagcagctgccaG TCTGGATGTTTCCACTCGGATGAAGCCGCTGCCCTCCGGCGCCCCCGGCTGGGCCCTGAGACTGCGTAACGCTCAG AAGTTGGGGGATTCCTACAGAGGTTTCTGCTGTTCAGAGGCAGAGTTGGAGGCCATCCTGTTGCTCCATAAACAGCAGACTGGTTGCGTCTTTGGGACTCGTCAGTCTCCATCTGTGGACAAACCGGCAACCAGACTAATGTGGAAGTCCCAGTACGTCCCCTATGACGGCATCCCATTCGTCAATACAG GCAGCAGAGCGATCGTCATGGAGTGTCAGTTCGGACCTCGCAGGAAAGGACTGCAGTCCAACAAGAGCTCTGAACAAACGGCTGAGCTCTCATACAAAGCTACCTGTCCCGCCAg GATCTACATAAAGAAAGTTCGAAAGTTCCCAGAGGTCAGAGTCCCCTCGGAGCCGACGGCAGACAGGAAGACGGTGAgacaggagcaggagaaggCCTTTCAGAGTCTGAAGAGCCAGAACCTGGAGACCGGGGGGGTCATCAG GTTTTACCTGCAGCTCCCCACAGAGAGAGCACACCTGTATCACACCGTGGACacgccccccctccccctgcctccccctgacctcccccctccccccacccagccagaggaggaggaggaggagatggaggaggaagcagagcag GACGGAGTCATCCCGTCTCGCCTCCACCCGCGGGTGGCTGAGAGGATCTGGCAGCTGGTGGCAGCAGGTCATCATCAGGTTTACAGCGTCCGCAAACAGCTCAG GCATTTCGTGGAGAAGGAACTCTTTAAATGTGACGGCCTTCCAGAGAGACACAACCTGAGATACTTCCCCACCGTCAACGACATCAAAAACCACATCCACGAGTCCCAGAAGGCCCTggggctgagcagcagctctgctgag tggacaGAAGTGAGCAGTGACCCTCTGATTGAGACggtcacactgacactgactcctgctgctgaag TGGACGGCAGCGACTCTTTGTCTCCTGAAGCTGTTCAGCTTTTCagttctctctcttctctgcagcCCAAGATCTTTGCTCAGCTGCAg ggaatcctccagcctcctcctcctctctcccccctccccccgtcTTCCTTCCTCCAGACTCCTGGTGGGGACTCGGTGGTGGCATCGGGCCCAGAGGAGGTGCTGGATGAGGGGCAGCAGCTCAGTGGAGGAGGCCAGCATGTGGTTCCACAGAACGAAGAGAACATACAGCTGCAGATCAATGACTCTGCTGCCAGCA CTTCTCTGCTTCAGGTGGaggtgaaacaggaagaggaggagatgaagatgagggagTTGCAGGACTCACCTGGTTCATGCTGA